Proteins found in one Panicum hallii strain FIL2 chromosome 4, PHallii_v3.1, whole genome shotgun sequence genomic segment:
- the LOC112888730 gene encoding uncharacterized protein LOC112888730 isoform X2, whose product MANGKQPELVIALSSTAATPEPGNDRSEDSSNHEDSTGELGMATGSTRQESIDGLSTTNLLARSPESNVAVDFELLWRLRKYLVLLGTLAVSVTYNAGLTPPGGFWTQKKDGHDAGDPILRARFFRRHEVFFYCNATAFAASLVLIILLLSKHVTRQNLWLRSMQFTMILDLFSLMGAYAAGSCRAVKSSIYIWVLVLAVFVYIVIHILLFIRVVPKWLKNRVRSALCQILCKWGVHEDQRSIPQIEDVEEGRKFMLMLVTFSATITYQAGLSPPGGFWAENEENQHPATSMLRSKNLARYNLFVSCNSTSFVASLVTIILLLSPELSRHGIRSRAVKVCVVADLLGLMGAYAAGSCRTLVQSFCVIFIAILVWIFIAVLAGSFVIKPVADCLRNVKVSCMDRVGRVFSLEYGRNRSTNKVEENSVSSNQQTTVRVTDSAEQVSALEPEHQSAYYQQVPKVKKGEPAREHQSTGEQEQTSTTEEVVSDTGHTLANDQQSENEEDVMYNQEGQSADHQSVAKVASSKTDMKKQFSFVDDPKTPNFAMSNPDHKSLDTQKIANMMGQSSSTDVQEPTIMPVEEFSKHITMSSDHNGATNNLTVEKESSDVPLKTNEIEIVRMNDDIRPNENGYTDNYEGAPRQADSKENASGNLADKHLKKSRTYLLLLAILAVSLTYQSGLNPPGGFWSKQENNNLTGGFIAKDTHHRPYHLPGDPILEDNNHRRYIVFFYLNAIAFVASIVMIIMLLNRRMSDKVIKRYALQTAMIVDLLSLTGSYLSGSCRKTKNSMYILLLLCLVFAYVLIHVLIAIHAIPEGWKQLVSEKLEHLSCKHLWPRIEPGHNQGGEGNEKNWERRRKLLLMLAVLSATVTYQAGMSPPGGVWSDDKGVSGKPGYPILQDNNLKRYDVFYYSNSVSFVSSVAITILLVNRESCEHGIKFYALRVCSVVGLVGLLIAYAAGSCRKAKQSIYLIIIAVAVLISVVIQVFLLSSTHSTLGGPFGRCMKCLLEWLFGATEAVQESTSNKQESSGHRAKKARKRHKYLVLLAIVAASITYQAGLSPPGGFWSNYDGVHTTSNPVLNPPADYWWYNKSHMAGNPVLLDIHPRRYKTFFWLNSLSFMASIVVIMYLLNTSIWKMDVPLEVLHLIMILDLLALVTAFAAGSCRKFRTSIYVYGLVLAVVIYLVIVVLLSKSIADFLKPGETSGRSSQRHTNGASGTEPLISEQEV is encoded by the exons ATGGCAAATGGCAAGCAGCCCGAGCTTGTCATTGCTCTGTCCAGCACAGCTGCTACTCCGGAACCAGGCAATGATCGCAGTGAAGACAGCAGCAACCATGAAGACAGCACAGGGGAGCTTGGCATGGCTACGGGCAGCACCAGGCAAGAATCCATCGACGGTTTGTCCACCACCAATTTGTTAGCCCGTAGCCCTGAATCCAATGTAGCTGTTGATTTTGAGCTGCTGTGGAGACTGCGGAAGTATCTGGTGCTCCTTGGAACCTTAGCTGTTAGTGTGACATACAATGCTGGGTTAACTCCACCGGGGGGATTCTGGACACAGAAAAAGGACGGGCATGATGCCGGTGACCCTATCCTTCGCGCTAGGTTCTTCCGGCGGCATGAGGTATTCTTTTACTGCAATGCAACAGCATTTGCTGCATCTCTTGTGTTAATCATCTTGCTTCTTAGTAAGCATGTGACCAGGCAGAATTTGTGGCTCCGTTCAATGCAATTCACTATGATACTAGACCTATTCAGCTTGATGGGGGCCTATGCTGCTGGAAGCTGCAGAGCAGTAAAGTCATCCATTTACATCTGGGTTCTGGTCCTTGCTGTTTTCGTATATATTGTGATTCATATACTTTTATTCATAAGAGTTGTTCCAAAATGGCTGAAAAATAGGGTGCGATCTGCACTATGCCAGATTCTATGCAAGTGGGGTGTCCATGAGGACCAAAGGAGCATCCCTCAAATTGAAGATGTTGAGGAGGGTCGCAAGTTCATGTTGATGCTTGTGACTTTTTCTGCAACTATCACGTACCAGGCAGGGTTGAGTCCGCCGGGTGGTTTTTGGGCTGAAAATGAGGAAAATCAGCATCCAGCTACTTCTATGCTTCGCAGCAAAAACCTTGCTCGTTACAATCTATTTGTTAGTTGCAACTCGACTTCCTTTGTTGCTTCTTTGGTCACCATAATACTGCTTCTGAGCCCAGAGTTGAGCAGGCATGGCATAAGGTCCAGAGCAGTGAAAGTCTGTGTTGTAGCTGACCTATTGGGCCTGATGGGAGCATATGCTGCAGGAAGCTGTAGAACTTTGGTACAATCTTTCTGTGTTATTTTCATTGCTATATTGGTGTGGATCTTCATTGCAGTTCTGGCTGGGTCTTTTGTTATCAAACCTGTTGCAGACTGTCTTAGAAACGTCAAAGTGAGCTGCATGGATAGAGTTGGCCGGGTCTTTTCACTGGAATATGGTAGAAATAGATCAACAAATAAAGTGGAGGAGAATTCAGTTTCAAGTAATCAGCAAACTACAGTGCGAGTAACAGATTCAGCAGAACAAGTTagtgctcttgaaccagaacaTCAGTCTGCATACTATCAGCAAGTTCCAAAGGTGAAAAAGGGTGAACCCGCCAGAGAGCATCAGTCTACTGGTGAACAAGAACAAACTTCAACTACTGAAGAGGTTGTGTCTGACACTGGGCATACATTGGCGAATGACCAGCAATCAGAAAATGAAGAAGATGTCATGTACAACCAGGAAGGCCAATCCGCAGATCACCAGTCAGTTGCTAAAGTGGCTTCGTCCAAAACAG ATATGAAGAAACAGTTTTCATTCGTGGATGATCCCAAGACTCCAAATTTTGCCATGTCCAACCCTGATCATAAATCTCTAGATACCCAGAAAATTGCAAATATGATGGGGCAATCTTCATCTACTGATGTTCAAGAGCCTACAATCATGCCAGTGGAAGAGTTTTCCAAACACATAACAATGTCCAGTGATCATAATGGAGCCACCAATAATCTCACTGTGGAAAAAGAGTCCTCTGATGTGCCTTTGAAAACCAATGAGATAGAAATTGTCAGAATGAATGATGATATTAGACCAAATGAGAATGGCTACACTGACAACTATGAAGGAGCTCCCAGACAGGCTGACAGCAAAGAAAATGCTAGTGGCAATCTAGCTGATAAACATCTCAAGAAATCCCGCACATATCTACTACTTCTTGCAATTCTTGCGGTATCTCTGACATACCAATCAGGTTTGAATCCACCAGGTGGTTTCTGGTCGAAACAAGAGAACAATAATTTAACTGGTGGTTTCATCGCTAAGGACACTCATCATCGGCCATACCATTTACCTGGTGATCCCATCCTTGAGGATAATAACCATCGACGCTATATTGTGTTCTTCTATTTAAATGCCATCGCCTTTGTTGCATCTATTGTCATGATTATTATGCTCCTGAACCGGAGGATGAGTGACAAGGTTATAAAACGATACGCACTGCAGACAGCAATGATAGTGGATCTTCTTTCTCTAACCGGGTCTTATCTTTCGGGGAGCTGTAGGAAGACGAAGAATTCCATGTACATCTTGCTGTTGTTATGCCTTGTATTTGCTTATGTTCTCATCCATGTTCTGATAGCAATACATGCAATCCCTGAAGGGTGGAAACAGCTTGTGTCAGAAAAGCTTGAGCACCTGTCCTGCAAGCATTTATGGCCAAGAATTGAGCCTGGACACAACCAGGGAGGTGAAGGTAATGAGAAGAACTGGGAGAGGAGACGTAAGCTACTATTGATGCTTGCTGTTCTATCAGCGACTGTCACATACCAAGCTGGCATGAGCCCTCCAGGAGGTGTATGGTCTGATGACAAGGGTGTCAGTGGCAAACCTGGCTATCCAATCCTTCAGGACAACAATTTGAAACGCTATGATGTTTTCTACTACTCAAATTCAGTCTCGTTTGTGTCATCTGTAGCTATCACAATACTACTTGTGAACAGGGAATCCTGCGAGCATGGTATCAAGTTCTATGCGTTGCGAGTGTGCTCCGTGGTGGGCTTGGTTGGCCTCTTGATCGCTTATGCTGCAGGAAGCTGCAGGAAAGCAAAACAATCTATATATCTAATCATCATTGCCGTTGCAGTTCTGATCTCTGTTGTGATTCAAGTGTTTCTGCTCTCGTCGACACATAGTACACTGGGAGGACCATTCGGCAGATGCATGAAATGTCTACTTGAGTGGCTTTTTGGTGCGACTGAGGCTGTGCAAGAAAGTACTTCTAACAAGCAAGAAAGTTCAGGTCATCGTGCAAAAAAAGCTCGGAAGAGGCATAAGTATCTGGTGCTGCTTGCAATTGTCGCAGCTTCCATCACGTACCAAGCTGGTCTAAGCCCGCCTGGTGGCTTCTGGTCTAATTATGATGGTGTCCACACAACAAGCAATCCTGTCCTAAACCCCCCTGCTGACTACTGGTGGTATAACAAAAGCCATATGGCTGGCAACCCGGTCCTTCTTGATATTCATCCTCGGCGCTACAAAACATTCTTCTGGTTGAACTCTCTCTCTTTCATGGCCTCCATTGTCGTCATCATGTATCTGTTGAATACGTCTATCTGGAAGATGGATGTACCACTTGAAGTACTGCACTTGATCATGATATTAGACCTGTTGGCCCTCGTGACAGCTTTTGCTGCTGGAAGCTGCCGGAAATTCAGGACTTCGATCTATGTCTATGGACTAGTTCTCGCTGTTGTGATATACCTTGTGATTGTAGTTTTGCTGTCCAAGAGCATTGCTGACTTTCTAAAGCCAGGGGAGACAAGTGGTCGTTCCTCTCAGAGACATACTAATGGTGCCTCGGGAACAGAACCCTTGATATCTGAACAAGAAGTTTGA
- the LOC112888730 gene encoding uncharacterized protein LOC112888730 isoform X3, which translates to MDNHVPAPLIRPCPLGVRRDAWTRPVRGHGGCTRDRDTLGCHERSKADFDHDSGDSGAVHCQITSGVNSDSTSAPPVTHLRAIAIEILCKWGVHEDQRSIPQIEDVEEGRKFMLMLVTFSATITYQAGLSPPGGFWAENEENQHPATSMLRSKNLARYNLFVSCNSTSFVASLVTIILLLSPELSRHGIRSRAVKVCVVADLLGLMGAYAAGSCRTLVQSFCVIFIAILVWIFIAVLAGSFVIKPVADCLRNVKVSCMDRVGRVFSLEYGRNRSTNKVEENSVSSNQQTTVRVTDSAEQVSALEPEHQSAYYQQVPKVKKGEPAREHQSTGEQEQTSTTEEVVSDTGHTLANDQQSENEEDVMYNQEGQSADHQSVAKVASSKTENLQFADMKKQFSFVDDPKTPNFAMSNPDHKSLDTQKIANMMGQSSSTDVQEPTIMPVEEFSKHITMSSDHNGATNNLTVEKESSDVPLKTNEIEIVRMNDDIRPNENGYTDNYEGAPRQADSKENASGNLADKHLKKSRTYLLLLAILAVSLTYQSGLNPPGGFWSKQENNNLTGGFIAKDTHHRPYHLPGDPILEDNNHRRYIVFFYLNAIAFVASIVMIIMLLNRRMSDKVIKRYALQTAMIVDLLSLTGSYLSGSCRKTKNSMYILLLLCLVFAYVLIHVLIAIHAIPEGWKQLVSEKLEHLSCKHLWPRIEPGHNQGGEGNEKNWERRRKLLLMLAVLSATVTYQAGMSPPGGVWSDDKGVSGKPGYPILQDNNLKRYDVFYYSNSVSFVSSVAITILLVNRESCEHGIKFYALRVCSVVGLVGLLIAYAAGSCRKAKQSIYLIIIAVAVLISVVIQVFLLSSTHSTLGGPFGRCMKCLLEWLFGATEAVQESTSNKQESSGHRAKKARKRHKYLVLLAIVAASITYQAGLSPPGGFWSNYDGVHTTSNPVLNPPADYWWYNKSHMAGNPVLLDIHPRRYKTFFWLNSLSFMASIVVIMYLLNTSIWKMDVPLEVLHLIMILDLLALVTAFAAGSCRKFRTSIYVYGLVLAVVIYLVIVVLLSKSIADFLKPGETSGRSSQRHTNGASGTEPLISEQEV; encoded by the exons ATGGACAACCACGTCCCAGCGCCGCTCATCCGGCCATGTCCGCTAGGTGTTCGACGCGATGCCTGGACGCGGCCCGTCCGCGGCCACGGCGGGTGTACGCGCGACAGGGACACCCTAGGCTGCCACGAACGGAGCAAGGCGGACTTCGACCATGATTCCGGTGATTCGGGCGCGGTTCACTGCCAGATTACCAGTGGTGTGAACTCGGATTCCACCTCGGCGCCTCCGGTTACCCACCTGCGCGCCATTGCCATCGAG ATTCTATGCAAGTGGGGTGTCCATGAGGACCAAAGGAGCATCCCTCAAATTGAAGATGTTGAGGAGGGTCGCAAGTTCATGTTGATGCTTGTGACTTTTTCTGCAACTATCACGTACCAGGCAGGGTTGAGTCCGCCGGGTGGTTTTTGGGCTGAAAATGAGGAAAATCAGCATCCAGCTACTTCTATGCTTCGCAGCAAAAACCTTGCTCGTTACAATCTATTTGTTAGTTGCAACTCGACTTCCTTTGTTGCTTCTTTGGTCACCATAATACTGCTTCTGAGCCCAGAGTTGAGCAGGCATGGCATAAGGTCCAGAGCAGTGAAAGTCTGTGTTGTAGCTGACCTATTGGGCCTGATGGGAGCATATGCTGCAGGAAGCTGTAGAACTTTGGTACAATCTTTCTGTGTTATTTTCATTGCTATATTGGTGTGGATCTTCATTGCAGTTCTGGCTGGGTCTTTTGTTATCAAACCTGTTGCAGACTGTCTTAGAAACGTCAAAGTGAGCTGCATGGATAGAGTTGGCCGGGTCTTTTCACTGGAATATGGTAGAAATAGATCAACAAATAAAGTGGAGGAGAATTCAGTTTCAAGTAATCAGCAAACTACAGTGCGAGTAACAGATTCAGCAGAACAAGTTagtgctcttgaaccagaacaTCAGTCTGCATACTATCAGCAAGTTCCAAAGGTGAAAAAGGGTGAACCCGCCAGAGAGCATCAGTCTACTGGTGAACAAGAACAAACTTCAACTACTGAAGAGGTTGTGTCTGACACTGGGCATACATTGGCGAATGACCAGCAATCAGAAAATGAAGAAGATGTCATGTACAACCAGGAAGGCCAATCCGCAGATCACCAGTCAGTTGCTAAAGTGGCTTCGTCCAAAACAG AAAACCTTCAATTTGCAGATATGAAGAAACAGTTTTCATTCGTGGATGATCCCAAGACTCCAAATTTTGCCATGTCCAACCCTGATCATAAATCTCTAGATACCCAGAAAATTGCAAATATGATGGGGCAATCTTCATCTACTGATGTTCAAGAGCCTACAATCATGCCAGTGGAAGAGTTTTCCAAACACATAACAATGTCCAGTGATCATAATGGAGCCACCAATAATCTCACTGTGGAAAAAGAGTCCTCTGATGTGCCTTTGAAAACCAATGAGATAGAAATTGTCAGAATGAATGATGATATTAGACCAAATGAGAATGGCTACACTGACAACTATGAAGGAGCTCCCAGACAGGCTGACAGCAAAGAAAATGCTAGTGGCAATCTAGCTGATAAACATCTCAAGAAATCCCGCACATATCTACTACTTCTTGCAATTCTTGCGGTATCTCTGACATACCAATCAGGTTTGAATCCACCAGGTGGTTTCTGGTCGAAACAAGAGAACAATAATTTAACTGGTGGTTTCATCGCTAAGGACACTCATCATCGGCCATACCATTTACCTGGTGATCCCATCCTTGAGGATAATAACCATCGACGCTATATTGTGTTCTTCTATTTAAATGCCATCGCCTTTGTTGCATCTATTGTCATGATTATTATGCTCCTGAACCGGAGGATGAGTGACAAGGTTATAAAACGATACGCACTGCAGACAGCAATGATAGTGGATCTTCTTTCTCTAACCGGGTCTTATCTTTCGGGGAGCTGTAGGAAGACGAAGAATTCCATGTACATCTTGCTGTTGTTATGCCTTGTATTTGCTTATGTTCTCATCCATGTTCTGATAGCAATACATGCAATCCCTGAAGGGTGGAAACAGCTTGTGTCAGAAAAGCTTGAGCACCTGTCCTGCAAGCATTTATGGCCAAGAATTGAGCCTGGACACAACCAGGGAGGTGAAGGTAATGAGAAGAACTGGGAGAGGAGACGTAAGCTACTATTGATGCTTGCTGTTCTATCAGCGACTGTCACATACCAAGCTGGCATGAGCCCTCCAGGAGGTGTATGGTCTGATGACAAGGGTGTCAGTGGCAAACCTGGCTATCCAATCCTTCAGGACAACAATTTGAAACGCTATGATGTTTTCTACTACTCAAATTCAGTCTCGTTTGTGTCATCTGTAGCTATCACAATACTACTTGTGAACAGGGAATCCTGCGAGCATGGTATCAAGTTCTATGCGTTGCGAGTGTGCTCCGTGGTGGGCTTGGTTGGCCTCTTGATCGCTTATGCTGCAGGAAGCTGCAGGAAAGCAAAACAATCTATATATCTAATCATCATTGCCGTTGCAGTTCTGATCTCTGTTGTGATTCAAGTGTTTCTGCTCTCGTCGACACATAGTACACTGGGAGGACCATTCGGCAGATGCATGAAATGTCTACTTGAGTGGCTTTTTGGTGCGACTGAGGCTGTGCAAGAAAGTACTTCTAACAAGCAAGAAAGTTCAGGTCATCGTGCAAAAAAAGCTCGGAAGAGGCATAAGTATCTGGTGCTGCTTGCAATTGTCGCAGCTTCCATCACGTACCAAGCTGGTCTAAGCCCGCCTGGTGGCTTCTGGTCTAATTATGATGGTGTCCACACAACAAGCAATCCTGTCCTAAACCCCCCTGCTGACTACTGGTGGTATAACAAAAGCCATATGGCTGGCAACCCGGTCCTTCTTGATATTCATCCTCGGCGCTACAAAACATTCTTCTGGTTGAACTCTCTCTCTTTCATGGCCTCCATTGTCGTCATCATGTATCTGTTGAATACGTCTATCTGGAAGATGGATGTACCACTTGAAGTACTGCACTTGATCATGATATTAGACCTGTTGGCCCTCGTGACAGCTTTTGCTGCTGGAAGCTGCCGGAAATTCAGGACTTCGATCTATGTCTATGGACTAGTTCTCGCTGTTGTGATATACCTTGTGATTGTAGTTTTGCTGTCCAAGAGCATTGCTGACTTTCTAAAGCCAGGGGAGACAAGTGGTCGTTCCTCTCAGAGACATACTAATGGTGCCTCGGGAACAGAACCCTTGATATCTGAACAAGAAGTTTGA
- the LOC112888730 gene encoding uncharacterized protein LOC112888730 isoform X1 → MANGKQPELVIALSSTAATPEPGNDRSEDSSNHEDSTGELGMATGSTRQESIDGLSTTNLLARSPESNVAVDFELLWRLRKYLVLLGTLAVSVTYNAGLTPPGGFWTQKKDGHDAGDPILRARFFRRHEVFFYCNATAFAASLVLIILLLSKHVTRQNLWLRSMQFTMILDLFSLMGAYAAGSCRAVKSSIYIWVLVLAVFVYIVIHILLFIRVVPKWLKNRVRSALCQILCKWGVHEDQRSIPQIEDVEEGRKFMLMLVTFSATITYQAGLSPPGGFWAENEENQHPATSMLRSKNLARYNLFVSCNSTSFVASLVTIILLLSPELSRHGIRSRAVKVCVVADLLGLMGAYAAGSCRTLVQSFCVIFIAILVWIFIAVLAGSFVIKPVADCLRNVKVSCMDRVGRVFSLEYGRNRSTNKVEENSVSSNQQTTVRVTDSAEQVSALEPEHQSAYYQQVPKVKKGEPAREHQSTGEQEQTSTTEEVVSDTGHTLANDQQSENEEDVMYNQEGQSADHQSVAKVASSKTENLQFADMKKQFSFVDDPKTPNFAMSNPDHKSLDTQKIANMMGQSSSTDVQEPTIMPVEEFSKHITMSSDHNGATNNLTVEKESSDVPLKTNEIEIVRMNDDIRPNENGYTDNYEGAPRQADSKENASGNLADKHLKKSRTYLLLLAILAVSLTYQSGLNPPGGFWSKQENNNLTGGFIAKDTHHRPYHLPGDPILEDNNHRRYIVFFYLNAIAFVASIVMIIMLLNRRMSDKVIKRYALQTAMIVDLLSLTGSYLSGSCRKTKNSMYILLLLCLVFAYVLIHVLIAIHAIPEGWKQLVSEKLEHLSCKHLWPRIEPGHNQGGEGNEKNWERRRKLLLMLAVLSATVTYQAGMSPPGGVWSDDKGVSGKPGYPILQDNNLKRYDVFYYSNSVSFVSSVAITILLVNRESCEHGIKFYALRVCSVVGLVGLLIAYAAGSCRKAKQSIYLIIIAVAVLISVVIQVFLLSSTHSTLGGPFGRCMKCLLEWLFGATEAVQESTSNKQESSGHRAKKARKRHKYLVLLAIVAASITYQAGLSPPGGFWSNYDGVHTTSNPVLNPPADYWWYNKSHMAGNPVLLDIHPRRYKTFFWLNSLSFMASIVVIMYLLNTSIWKMDVPLEVLHLIMILDLLALVTAFAAGSCRKFRTSIYVYGLVLAVVIYLVIVVLLSKSIADFLKPGETSGRSSQRHTNGASGTEPLISEQEV, encoded by the exons ATGGCAAATGGCAAGCAGCCCGAGCTTGTCATTGCTCTGTCCAGCACAGCTGCTACTCCGGAACCAGGCAATGATCGCAGTGAAGACAGCAGCAACCATGAAGACAGCACAGGGGAGCTTGGCATGGCTACGGGCAGCACCAGGCAAGAATCCATCGACGGTTTGTCCACCACCAATTTGTTAGCCCGTAGCCCTGAATCCAATGTAGCTGTTGATTTTGAGCTGCTGTGGAGACTGCGGAAGTATCTGGTGCTCCTTGGAACCTTAGCTGTTAGTGTGACATACAATGCTGGGTTAACTCCACCGGGGGGATTCTGGACACAGAAAAAGGACGGGCATGATGCCGGTGACCCTATCCTTCGCGCTAGGTTCTTCCGGCGGCATGAGGTATTCTTTTACTGCAATGCAACAGCATTTGCTGCATCTCTTGTGTTAATCATCTTGCTTCTTAGTAAGCATGTGACCAGGCAGAATTTGTGGCTCCGTTCAATGCAATTCACTATGATACTAGACCTATTCAGCTTGATGGGGGCCTATGCTGCTGGAAGCTGCAGAGCAGTAAAGTCATCCATTTACATCTGGGTTCTGGTCCTTGCTGTTTTCGTATATATTGTGATTCATATACTTTTATTCATAAGAGTTGTTCCAAAATGGCTGAAAAATAGGGTGCGATCTGCACTATGCCAGATTCTATGCAAGTGGGGTGTCCATGAGGACCAAAGGAGCATCCCTCAAATTGAAGATGTTGAGGAGGGTCGCAAGTTCATGTTGATGCTTGTGACTTTTTCTGCAACTATCACGTACCAGGCAGGGTTGAGTCCGCCGGGTGGTTTTTGGGCTGAAAATGAGGAAAATCAGCATCCAGCTACTTCTATGCTTCGCAGCAAAAACCTTGCTCGTTACAATCTATTTGTTAGTTGCAACTCGACTTCCTTTGTTGCTTCTTTGGTCACCATAATACTGCTTCTGAGCCCAGAGTTGAGCAGGCATGGCATAAGGTCCAGAGCAGTGAAAGTCTGTGTTGTAGCTGACCTATTGGGCCTGATGGGAGCATATGCTGCAGGAAGCTGTAGAACTTTGGTACAATCTTTCTGTGTTATTTTCATTGCTATATTGGTGTGGATCTTCATTGCAGTTCTGGCTGGGTCTTTTGTTATCAAACCTGTTGCAGACTGTCTTAGAAACGTCAAAGTGAGCTGCATGGATAGAGTTGGCCGGGTCTTTTCACTGGAATATGGTAGAAATAGATCAACAAATAAAGTGGAGGAGAATTCAGTTTCAAGTAATCAGCAAACTACAGTGCGAGTAACAGATTCAGCAGAACAAGTTagtgctcttgaaccagaacaTCAGTCTGCATACTATCAGCAAGTTCCAAAGGTGAAAAAGGGTGAACCCGCCAGAGAGCATCAGTCTACTGGTGAACAAGAACAAACTTCAACTACTGAAGAGGTTGTGTCTGACACTGGGCATACATTGGCGAATGACCAGCAATCAGAAAATGAAGAAGATGTCATGTACAACCAGGAAGGCCAATCCGCAGATCACCAGTCAGTTGCTAAAGTGGCTTCGTCCAAAACAG AAAACCTTCAATTTGCAGATATGAAGAAACAGTTTTCATTCGTGGATGATCCCAAGACTCCAAATTTTGCCATGTCCAACCCTGATCATAAATCTCTAGATACCCAGAAAATTGCAAATATGATGGGGCAATCTTCATCTACTGATGTTCAAGAGCCTACAATCATGCCAGTGGAAGAGTTTTCCAAACACATAACAATGTCCAGTGATCATAATGGAGCCACCAATAATCTCACTGTGGAAAAAGAGTCCTCTGATGTGCCTTTGAAAACCAATGAGATAGAAATTGTCAGAATGAATGATGATATTAGACCAAATGAGAATGGCTACACTGACAACTATGAAGGAGCTCCCAGACAGGCTGACAGCAAAGAAAATGCTAGTGGCAATCTAGCTGATAAACATCTCAAGAAATCCCGCACATATCTACTACTTCTTGCAATTCTTGCGGTATCTCTGACATACCAATCAGGTTTGAATCCACCAGGTGGTTTCTGGTCGAAACAAGAGAACAATAATTTAACTGGTGGTTTCATCGCTAAGGACACTCATCATCGGCCATACCATTTACCTGGTGATCCCATCCTTGAGGATAATAACCATCGACGCTATATTGTGTTCTTCTATTTAAATGCCATCGCCTTTGTTGCATCTATTGTCATGATTATTATGCTCCTGAACCGGAGGATGAGTGACAAGGTTATAAAACGATACGCACTGCAGACAGCAATGATAGTGGATCTTCTTTCTCTAACCGGGTCTTATCTTTCGGGGAGCTGTAGGAAGACGAAGAATTCCATGTACATCTTGCTGTTGTTATGCCTTGTATTTGCTTATGTTCTCATCCATGTTCTGATAGCAATACATGCAATCCCTGAAGGGTGGAAACAGCTTGTGTCAGAAAAGCTTGAGCACCTGTCCTGCAAGCATTTATGGCCAAGAATTGAGCCTGGACACAACCAGGGAGGTGAAGGTAATGAGAAGAACTGGGAGAGGAGACGTAAGCTACTATTGATGCTTGCTGTTCTATCAGCGACTGTCACATACCAAGCTGGCATGAGCCCTCCAGGAGGTGTATGGTCTGATGACAAGGGTGTCAGTGGCAAACCTGGCTATCCAATCCTTCAGGACAACAATTTGAAACGCTATGATGTTTTCTACTACTCAAATTCAGTCTCGTTTGTGTCATCTGTAGCTATCACAATACTACTTGTGAACAGGGAATCCTGCGAGCATGGTATCAAGTTCTATGCGTTGCGAGTGTGCTCCGTGGTGGGCTTGGTTGGCCTCTTGATCGCTTATGCTGCAGGAAGCTGCAGGAAAGCAAAACAATCTATATATCTAATCATCATTGCCGTTGCAGTTCTGATCTCTGTTGTGATTCAAGTGTTTCTGCTCTCGTCGACACATAGTACACTGGGAGGACCATTCGGCAGATGCATGAAATGTCTACTTGAGTGGCTTTTTGGTGCGACTGAGGCTGTGCAAGAAAGTACTTCTAACAAGCAAGAAAGTTCAGGTCATCGTGCAAAAAAAGCTCGGAAGAGGCATAAGTATCTGGTGCTGCTTGCAATTGTCGCAGCTTCCATCACGTACCAAGCTGGTCTAAGCCCGCCTGGTGGCTTCTGGTCTAATTATGATGGTGTCCACACAACAAGCAATCCTGTCCTAAACCCCCCTGCTGACTACTGGTGGTATAACAAAAGCCATATGGCTGGCAACCCGGTCCTTCTTGATATTCATCCTCGGCGCTACAAAACATTCTTCTGGTTGAACTCTCTCTCTTTCATGGCCTCCATTGTCGTCATCATGTATCTGTTGAATACGTCTATCTGGAAGATGGATGTACCACTTGAAGTACTGCACTTGATCATGATATTAGACCTGTTGGCCCTCGTGACAGCTTTTGCTGCTGGAAGCTGCCGGAAATTCAGGACTTCGATCTATGTCTATGGACTAGTTCTCGCTGTTGTGATATACCTTGTGATTGTAGTTTTGCTGTCCAAGAGCATTGCTGACTTTCTAAAGCCAGGGGAGACAAGTGGTCGTTCCTCTCAGAGACATACTAATGGTGCCTCGGGAACAGAACCCTTGATATCTGAACAAGAAGTTTGA